The segment ctgcctgcagagaagagctgcagtgctgcagccccacagcagagctgcacccagagccggtgagagctgctccagcatcGCTCCTGCTCAACAGAAGCACGGCGCCCTGTCACACGCTGCCTGCATTCTGAGAACCACTTCATCCTAAGAGAGGGGACGGATGCTCGCTGCCCAAACCATCCCACCGGCTCTGCATCCTGCCAGCACAGAGAAGGGCCCACGTTTACCAACGGGAGCGGCTGTCAGAgtgctgcatgcacacagatgCAGACGAAAACCAGAAATAACCCAAGCACGAGGCCAACCCAACAACCACGCTGTTTGCATCTGCCCCAAATTTGTTTCAACGTCAGCCACTGCGGAGTTTGGCACATTCGCTACCCTGCAGAAAACAGGGCACTGAAGTCAGGCACCACCGTGCTGAAGTAAGCACCGCTGCCTTGCCGGTGCTGCAACAAACCCAAGGCATTAATATCGCATCCGCATGAACCCCTGGTTCTGCAGAGATCCCTGCCTTCCCATGTCACAGCTCTGTACGCCAGATGTGTCTCTTTCAAACGGGAACAGAAATCACCTGTTCCTTCGAAATGAGCTCATCTGGTTAGAGTTGCCTCCCATTAAAATGCGATAATCGCATTATTTACCCAGTCGCCCACTTTGAAACCAAAACTCgaagctggagctgctgcccagcagacCCCCAGCCTGGAGGGGGGGGCATTTACCGCTGCaactggggagggggaggcggGAGGagatcagaaaaacagagaaagagcaCACCGTATAGAAAATGTCAAACATGTCAAAACATTCATGAATACCAACATCTCCCTCCGCACCACAGCCAGCCATAAAGGTTACTTAGGGCTAACGTTTCAGCAAATGCAGATGATGCAGCAGTGGGTTCACTAATGCAGCAGAAATCACCTACAGGTGCAGCCGAGGCGCGCTACGTATGCGGCCAGCGCGGGGACTTGTGCTACCAAAGAGAAGTCAGGAGGCTAAAATCACACGGAACACATCCCCAGCTCTGACTTCCCCCAGACATAAATTCCTGCTGGCTGTTCCCTACGCCTGTGACATATGCGATGAGGATAATTAGGTAAAGGGCTAAGAAAGCAAGTGTTGCTGATTGCATTCCAAAACTAATAAAGCTCCTGCGAGGGTGTCACGCCTGCGGTAATTCATCTTTCCCATACGGCGCTCAGGAAAGGCAGGCCCGGAATATGTCGCGACATCGCCTCGGCCCTGAGCTGCGGGCGTGAATTCCATCAGAACCGCGGGCACACGGGTCTGTGGGACGCAGAGCCCCGCACGCACGAGGCGTGCATTGCACAGCCTGGGCCGCAGATAAATGCAGCTTCCATTAAATGTCAGGAGATGACTACAATGCACCGAACGAGCCAACACCTGACCCGAGCTCACCCCGCTTTGTTTGTCACATTGCAAACTCCAACGTGTTTTGGGGAATTACACATGAGCACCGTCCCCTCACCTCTCTGAATCAGGGGGAGAAAGGTGTCCGGCACCAGGACAGCCCACGATATAAGCATGTGGGAAGAGGAGCATGTCTTTAGATAACTGCAGCTAACAGGCTCTGCTCCGTTGCATTGCTGCACTAAAGGAGCGACTCCTGAAGTCAGTGCAACATACGAGCAAAGAAGTCGGGTAACAAACTGataacaaaccagaaaaaaaaaaggaaatcccGAGGGAACGAAGCAGAATGGCTTTGTCTGCCTTCTCACACAGGCCAAGCACAAAAGGCAGCACCAAACGTAACGATCGGCGCGCAGCTAAAATAATTAATACCGTTACTAATCGGGGATACTTTACATCTGAAAGTAACGCCCTCCGAGAAGACCGCGGCGCGGGGCTGTGCcgagcaggggctgtgctgccctgtgccgGTTCCCCCGCAGCCCGGCAGGGAAGCGCCCACTGCTGCGGGAAGGGCGATGCGCGGGGGCTGCGGCAGGAGGACGGCTCTTCTCCTCCGGGCGGGGGGCACCCGCCGCGGCAGAAAAGTTATGTCAAATACCCGGCCGAGAGAAAGTAAGTATCGAGTGAAAGCAGCCCGGGGCCTAAGAGGAAGCTAGAGCAGGTGGCATCTCTGGGCCAGGGTTCAAGACTCGACGTCGTCGGTAACACCAAGCAGCAGATCCCGGCCACCACGCAGCACCCGCACCCAGGCCGATGCCCGCACAGGCACCGGCTCGCAGCAGCACTCGCTGCTTTCTGCGCTTACCGGGAATCCACTCCTCCTCGTCCATCCGAGCCATAAAACCTCCACACCCGACGGCTCCGTTCCAGCCGCTGTATCGGCGCTGAGCAGCGGGGGCGGCCCCGGAGCGGCACGGGATGGGGGGGGAGCGAGCAGGGCAGCCCCCGGGAACGCACGGGGGCCCGGCTGCGGGCGGAGCAGACCCAGGGAAGCACGAAGCTCCGCTCTGCCAGAGGAGCCGCCGCCGCGCGAACCCCTCTAAGCCCGATCGGGCCCTGCCCCGCCCGTATCCGCGGCCCACCCGGCCCCGCACCTGGGGCCGCTCCACACCTGTGCCCGCGCCGCCCGGCCCCGTGTGTTTCCCCGCTCCCAGAGGGGGCCGCCGTCGACGCCGATCTCCCCGAGCGCTCCCTGCCCGCTCTCCCCGCCGGCTCCGGCCGGACACCGCGTTCCTTTCCCGAGTGTCGGCTCCCCCGGGCTGCCCCGGCCCTCCGAAGAGGGGGGAATCGGCCTGGAGCGTTCCATAAAGGCTTTGAAATAGCCCCGCCGGTGCTAACGGCCGTGGGCCCGCACGCCCACGCCCCTGACGGGACAACGCCTCCGGCTCGGGCCCGCGGACGGCCGTGGGGCTGCCGCGCAGCTGCCTCTCCCCGACGGCGCGGCCGCCCCCGCTCCTCCGTACTGCGGGGTGGGCAGCGCCCgggggctgtgggcagctccGCTCTGGGGAGCGTGCTCAGGGCGCAGAGGGGGCCGTCTCTGCCCGCCGGCTGCCGCCTCCCGGGGCTGTTCGGGGTCGGGCAAGCGGCTGAGGGCCGCGGAGAGCAGCGCAAAGAATCGGGGAGAGCGCATCGAGGAGCAGCGCTCCGGCGGGCTTTCATTTTTCCCCGACGCGGGAGGCGGAAGTTCCCCAAATtcccccgctccccccgccggCTCCGATCCGGGGTCGGaccgccgccccccgcccgcgTCCCGCAGCCCCCAGCGCCGCTCCGGGCTGAAACCGACGGAGGGCGGGAGCACGGCCGCTATCGCAGCCTCCTTCCGCAGCCTCTAAGCCGATCGGGAAGTTCCTAAGCGCGACGCTGACCGCAATTGATTCCTACAAAGCCGGGAGCAAAGCTTCCCAGGGCCCGCAGCCTTTGCGGTGCGGCCGTGGAACCGAAGCGCAccccccggggccgccccgtcCTTCGCTGCGCGCCGCGGGCACACGGAGCGGGGCTGAGAGGCCGCTCCCCGAGGGACAAAAAGCGGCCGAAGGACCAAACCTCTCCGAACGAGGATAAAAAGCGGCGAAAGGACCAACCTCTCCGTGCGgggctctcctcctccttctcccgCAGAGCCGCTGCGTTCCGTCGCGCGTTACTGAAACGAAACCGCCCCATCCATTCTCCTGTGCAGTTTATTACTACATTGTCAGTCTATTGTCCTTTATTTGCAATGGGTGCTGGCGCTGCCGCTTCTCGCTTGGACAGAAAGAAGACGAGATTCTGTTCGTTTACACGTTTTATTGTTGTAAACATTAAAATTGTCTTTCTCAAAGAAAGAGTtatcggggaaaaaaaaaaatccgcgTTTCTAACTGTGGTACACCatagaaaaaaaggcagtgacCCGGGTAATGTGCCATACTGgaaatatacaaagaaaaaatactacaGTATATggcaatattaaaaatattactccAACATAAAAGAATATATTAACCGACGAttttagacattaaaaaaaaaataataaccaacaaaacaaaacagaaccaaaatTCAAAGTGCTCAGTAATTTCCAGGGAGTTATGTATATTATAAGCACTCTGGAAACGGCCAGAAGCTGCTGCATGCAAGGTTCGTTTCGCTTTAGACAACAAAATAATCAAGATataaacttcttttcttttaatcaacATCAACAGTACATACAACACTTACAAACAAGGAATGTGGACGGTGCTTACAAACACTATGTGTCCCTTTGCGAGGATTTCGGGTTTGGTCATACTTGTGCCCACCTATTTTACAACTGAGAAAACGTGTGAAGCTCAGAGAACTACCAGTCCTTATAAAAGCTAACAGACTACATAGTGTCTGAAATACTATTTATAGAATATAGACATTACTGAAATAGCAAGTGCCTATAACATTGCCACCCTAGCATCGTCACGCTTCCCTCGCACGGAGTGATTcgcttttccttctctttagtctccctttttaattttttttttctccccaaacacgtttagcttttgttttttttaattctttagaATCGATTCCCATCTTTATTCGGAACTAGGCACggattaatttttaaaaagccaaaccGCATCTGATAAATGTACAagcctttcccttccttcctggCATGCCACCCACGGAACATTTAGGATCTGTGTATATTACAGCTTTCTTTTACAGCAGAAAACTTTAGTCTTTAGGAGGCGAGACCCCGCGGGCCCCTCAGCGCGTGGGCTGCCCCGCTCGGTCTGAGCCGCGCGCCTGGCGTCGCCAGATTGCTTCGTCTGTTTAACCAGAAGTCCTCAATAATAAACTCATCTATAAGCTGATAATAAAAAGTTTATACCATGGGATTTGTGTAGTCCAAGATCTGCATCCATGGTGCCCCAGAGCCAAACGCCCCGTCGCGCTCCGCCCGCAGGAGGCTCAGCGCTCTCTGGGAGGGGGCCGTGCCGCCCCACGCGCTGCCTCGTGCCCAGGTGAAGTCCCCTTCCGACGGGCGAAGGTTCCTCAAGTTCAGCGTCAGTGCACGGGAAGAGTCTTAAAAAGGTAAAGTGTCCAGGAAGAGTTTGTCGATTATTGCTGGCGGTGGCACCAAATCCTCCAGTTTCAGGTAGAAAATGCGCTGCAGCCCCTGCGTGCAAAGCGTGCGGAGTTCGGGGAGCTTCCCCAAGAGTTTGGACAAATAGTTGGGGCGATTCAGGCCCCCGTTGTTGAAAGTCACATGGTCCTTGAGACAATTCACTATCTtgttctgcagctcttccaccCGCTTGGGTTCTTTGAGCCCGTGCCTCTCTGCAAAACACACGGAAAGGATCGGGACGTTACGGGGTGACACCGCgggacagcagtggggcaggagaTGGGAGACGGGCACTGACCTGTCACCATGGCCAGGGCAGCGATGCAGGAGAACGCCGAGATGTCGATGTTCATGTTCTGCAAGTTGGAGGAAAACTCAACGATGGAATCGATCCATTCCCCGAAGCCGCGGACGCACTGCAGCCGGTGCAGGACCACCCCGTTGCAGAAGATGAGCTTCCCCTCCACGGGGTTCGACCTGCGGGGAGCGTGACAGCCCCAGCATGAATGGAGGAGTGggtgagaaaggaaaattagatgggagaagaaaaacaacagagagggaaaaagagagaggacagaaaaggagaggagagaggggggaaaaaaagaNNNNNNNNNNNNNNNNNNNNNNNNNNNNNNNNNNNNNNNNNNNNNNNNNNNNNNNNNNNNNNNNNNNNNNNNNNNNNNNNNNNNNNNNNNNNNNNNNNNNNNNNNNNNNNNNNNNNNNNNNNNNNNNNNNNNNNNNNNNNNNNNNNNNNNNNNNNNNNNNNNNNNNNNNNNNNNNNNNNNNNNNNNNNNNNNNNNNNNNNNNNNNNNNNNNNNNNNNNNNNNNNNNNNNNNNNNNNNNNNNNNNNNNNNNNNNNNNNNNNNNNNNNNNNNNNNNNNNNNNNNNNNNNNNNNNNNNNNNNNNNNNNNNNNAaggcaaaaagagaaaggggaagaaagagaagatgggGGGAGAAAAGCTAAACAACTAATTACTCGAGGAGCAATAAATGAAGGATTTAAGAGGCACCTAATTACCGTGGAGTTAATAAAGCACAGCTTCATTAACCGGCCCCGAAAGGCTCTGCTTCCCACCGCCCGCGTCCCGGCTGGCGGCCGCTCACCTGTACGCCAGGCGCAGCACGAAGAGCTCGAGGAAGGCGGACTCGAAGAGCAGGTCCTGGTCGGTTTTGGGCAGGTCGGTGAAGCCGGGGATCTTCTCTGCCCAGCCGCGGATGATCTCCATGGAGCCGGTGAGCAGGTCGTAGAACTGCTGGATGTGCTGAGTGTCGTCCCCGCTCATCTGGTAGTCGGGGTTAGCCTGGAActggaaattcattttaaaaagcacttaatGAGGTTCTCCGAAGTATATAACCCGTGAAATTGCTAACCCCGTTTCTAGGAGGGGAGCCGGGTTTTTCTAACAATTAAATCTCTCTCTGACCACTAAGGAAATTAGATGTTCCGGGGCAATTAATTCCATTAGGAACGGCACGACGAGGTCGCCGCTTGCAATATGCAAATCGCCGTTTCCGCGCAGCccggcgcggggccgccccaCGGGGACGGCCGCACACCCCGCGAGGAGAACGGCGCAGCCGCCGCCGGGGCCGCCCGGAGCGCGGCCGGGGAGCGTCCCCCCGCCCGCCGCAACGCGCTGGGGCCGAGCCGCCGCGCTCCGGGCTGCGGGCTGCGGGCGGCCGCTGCGTGCCGGGAGCGGAGGGCGCGGCAAGGTCCCAACGCGAGCTCGGTCCAGCTTACCCTGGAATAGTCCAGGCTGGTCATAGCCGGGTTGGAGTCGACATGGGCTCTCACCAGCGCACTGATCAGACTCACCgggggagaggggggagagGGCTCCTGGGGGCTCTTCGGTTTGGATGGCAAGCGACCCCTCCGGCCTTTGAGGCTGTCTGTGCGAACCACTGCAAGAGAAGCGCGGCTCAGCCGCCCCGACGGGGCTCGGCCCGGTGCGGCCCGGCTCGGTCCGGCGCGAGGGGCCCGGTCCGGCGCTGAGCCCCGCACTCACCCTCCTTCACCATGCCGACGGCCAGGCACTTCTGGAAGCGGCAGTACTGGCAGCGGTTCCGGCGGCGTTTGTCCACCGGGCAGTTCTTGTTGGCCAGGCACACGTACTTGGCGTTCTTCTGCACCGTGCGCTGCGGGGCGGGACGGGACGGGTCGGGACGGGACGGGGAGATCGCGGTGTCAGCGGGGTCCGCAAGAgccgccggccccgctccccgccgcctcATTCCTCCCCTGTTCCGttccttcttccatttccttttcttttttttNNNNNNNNNNNNNNNNNNNNNNNNNNNNNNNNNNNNNNNNNNNNNNNNNNNNNNNNNNNNNNNNNNNNNNNNNNNNNNNNNNNNNNNNNNNNNNNNNNNNNNNNNNNNNNNNNNNNNNNNNNNNNNNNNNNNNNNNNNNNNNNNNNNNNNNNNNNNNNNNNNNNNNNNNNNNNNNNNNNNNNNNNNNNNNNNNNNNNNNNNNNNNNNNNNNNNNNNNNNNNNNNNNNNNNNNNNNNNNNNNNNNNNNNNNNNNNNNNNNNNNNNNNNNNNNNNNNNNNNNNNNNNNNNNNNNNNNNNNNNNNNNNNNNNNNNNNNNNNNNNNNNNNNNNNNNNNNNNNNNNNNNNNNNNNNNNNNNNNNNNNNNNNNNNNNNNNNNNNNNNNNNNNNNNNNNNNNNNNNNNNNNNNNNNNNNNNNNNNNNNNNNNNNNNNNNNNNNNNNNNNNNNNNNNNNNNNNNNNNNNNNNNNNNNNNNNNNNNNNNNNNNNNNNNNNNNNNNNNNNNNNNNNNNNNNNNNNNNNNNNNNNNNNNNNNNNNNNNNNNNNNNNNNNNNNNNNNNNNNNNNNNNNNNNNNNNNNNNNNNNNNNNNNNNNNNNNNNNNNNNNNNNNNNNNNNNNNNNNNNNNNNNNNNNNNNNNNNNNNNNNNNNNNNNNNNNNNNNNNNNNNNNNNNNNNNNNNNNNNNNNNNNNNNNNNNNNNNNNNNNNNNNNNNNNNNNNNNNNNNNNNNNNNNNNNNNNNNNNNNNNNNNNNNNNNNNNNNNNNNNNNNNNNNNNNNNNNNNNNNNNNNNNNNNNNNNNNNNNNNNNNNNNNNNNNNNNNNNNNNNNNNNNNNNNNNNNNNNNNNNNNNNNNNNNNNNNNNNNNNNNNNNNNNNNNNNNNNNNNNNNNNNNNNNNNNNNNNNNNNNNNNNNNNNNNNNNNNNNNNNNNNNNNNNNNNNNNNNNNNNNNNNNNNNNNNNNNNNNNNNNNNNNNNNNNNNNNNNNNNNNNNNNNNNNNNNNNNNNNNNNNNNNNNNNNNNNNNNNNNNNNNNNNNNNNNNNNNNNNNNNNNNNNNNNNNNNNNNNNNNNNNNNNNNNNNNNNNNNNNNNNNNNNNNNNNNNNNNNNNNNNNNNNNNNNNNNNNNNNNNNNNNNNNNNNNNNNNNNNNNNNNNNNNNNNNNNNNNNNNNNNNNNNNNNNNNNNNNNNNNNNNNNNNNNNNNNNNNNNNNNNNNNNNNNNNNNNNNNNNNNNNNNNNNNNNNNNNNNNNNNNNNNNNNNNNNNNNNNNNNNNNNNNNNNNNNNNNNNNNNNNNNNNNNNNNNNNNNNNNNNNNNNNNNNNNNNNNNNNNNNNNNNNNNNNNNNNNNNNNNNNNNNNNNNNNNNNNNNNNNNNNNNNNNNNNNNNNNNNNNNNNNNNNNNNNNNNNNNNNNNNNNNNNNNNNNNNNNNNNNNNNNNNNNNNNNNNNNNNNNNNNNNNNNNNNNNNNNNNNNNNNNNNNNNNNNNNNNNNNNNNNNNNNNNNNNNNNNNNNNNNNNNNNNNNNNNNNNNNNNNNNNNNNNNNNNNNNNNNNNNNNNNNNNNNNNNNNNNNNNNNNNNNNNNNNNNNNNNNNNNNNNNNNNNNNNNNNNNNNNNNNNNNNNNNNNNNNNNNNNNNNNNNNNNNNNNNNNNNNNNNNNNNNNNNNNNNNNNNNNNNNNNNNNNNNNNNNNNNNNNNNNNNNNNNNNNNNNNNNNNNNNNNNNNNNNNNNNNNNNNNNNNNNNNNNNNNNNNNNNNNNNNNNNNNNNNNNNNNNNNNNNNNNNNNNNNNNNNNNNNNNNNNNNNNNNNNNNNNNNNNNNNNNNNNNNNNNNNNNNNNNNNNNNNNNNNNNNNNNNNNNNNNNNNNNNNNNNNNNNNNNNNNNNNNNNNNNNNNNNNNNNNNNNNNNNNNNNNNNNNNNNNNNNNNNNNNNNNNNNNNNNNNNNNNNNNNNNNNNNNNNNNNNNNNNNNNNNNNNNNNNNNNNNNNNNNNNNNNNNNNNNNNNNNNNNNNNNNNNNNNNNNNNNNNNNNNNNNNNNNNNNNNNNNNNNNNNNNNNNNNNNNNNNNNNNNNNNNNNNNNNNNNNNNNNNNNNNNNNNNNNNNNNNNNNNNNNNNNNNNNNNNNNNNNNNNNNNNNNNNNNNNNNNNNNNNNNNNNNNNNNNNNNNNNNNNNNNNNNNNNNNNNNNNNNNNNNNNNNNNNNNNNNNNNNNNNCCGCGCCCCACGCGCGGAACCCCCCGGGCAGCGCCCGGGCACGGGATGCGCGGTGTCGAGGGACTCACCGGAGAGCGGAGAGCGGAGCGGGCATCCAAGTGGCGGGCGGCGGTGGGCGCGGGGCCGGCACGGCGGGACACGGCCGGGCACGGCGGGACTCTGCGcgggagcggcggcggcagcgcaGCGCCGTGCGAGCGGAGCGCTCGGAGTGCCCTTCCCGCAATGTGCCTTTGTTTATGTGCGCTCCGCGTTCCCAACCAACGTGCACCTAAAGGCTTCGAGCGTCACCGCGCGTCAGCGCCGCCCGCCCAATCAGCCCGCCGGGgccggccgccccgcgccgTTGGCCAGCGCTCGCTTTGGTAAATTTCCGACGTGACATCACCGCGAGTCACGGCTTAAGGTGGGCTCGGGCCGCCCCGCGTCgcccccccgctccccgcccTCTCCCCGCGGCCGCCGTCGGTGGGTCCGAGCGGGGCGCGCCGTGCGGCGCTCGGGGtgcgcggccgccgccgccgcgcccgGCGTTCCGGGTGCCCGCCGCGGAGCTCCCCCGCCAAGCTCTGGGCGGGGCGGATCGCGGGGGCGCGCCCGGGGATCCCCGCCCGCCCCGTCGGCGACGGCGTTCGAGAggggcggggaggggcggggcctCATTTGCATGAGCGCCGCCTCATTTGCATGGAGCGCGGCGGCGTCACCCGCGGGCGAAAGGGAAAAAGtgagcgcggggcggggcggggcggggcggccgtGACGCAGGGGGCGCCGCCATTGACGCAACGGCGCGGCGCGCCAAAAGTGCCCGAAATAGCCTCGCGCCCGCGCGCCCCGACGGGACCCGCACCGCGGGCGGGGTTGGGCCGGGGCGCCCCGCGGAGCGGCCCGGCACGAGGCACGAGGCGGGGAGCGGCTTCGGCTCGAAATGAACGGGAttcgggggaaaaaaaaaaaaaccgcaACAAAAACCAGAGATGCCATCAGTTTGTGCGGCAAAAAGAAGGCAAATACGCAGTGGTGCCGTACGTCTGGCGGGTGCTCTGCCATAGGTCCCCGAGCGGCCCGGTCTCGTGTCTGCAGCGCACGGCTGCAGCCCGAAGGCTTTTCCCAAGGGCTGGGAGAAGGCACTTTCTCCTGCTCCCCGAAAGGAGGTTGTAGGTTGTCCTCTGGTCCGGGTAACGGTGACAGGATGGGAGGAGACGGCCTCACATTGTGCCATGGGAGGCTCAGGGTGGGTATGAGGAAACATTCCCTCCCCagaagagcagtcaggcactggcacagctgcccagggagtggggggtcaccgtccctgggggcGTCCCAGGGCCGtgaggatgtggcactgagggacgtgggcattgggcatggtgggggtgggctggggttggtgatcctagaggtcttttccagcccttATGATTGCAAGGTTCTATGGTTCTGGGATGCTATGGACTGATGGAGATGAGGAAAGAGACCCCACAACGCTGCAGCAGCGCACGGTGCCGTGCAGCACAGCGGCTGCGATGCGACCTGCACAGAGCGAACCCCGCTCAGGGCCCAGAGATGCACCTCATTACCATATCCTTAGAATAGACGCGATATAAATTTCATTACTCACTTAAAAGTTCTGAAGTTAACAGCATAAACTTGAAGTTGAGTAATTAAGTAATCCTTATATAGACACTTATTAAAGTATTTATACATATTATCTTAAATCTACATCTATCATTTTGCCAATTAAAATTAGGACTTTAATTGCAATTAAGTAATTTAATTGCCAATTGAACAGCAAAATTGCTAAGTGACTAATTTTAATGCCTATTTTAATTACCAATCATGACTGGGGAGGGAGCTAATCAAGCAGTATCAGAGTAATGATGTGAAAAAAACGGAGAACAAACATTCGAGGCTCCATGCCTTTAGAAAGAACtc is part of the Numida meleagris isolate 19003 breed g44 Domestic line chromosome 5, NumMel1.0, whole genome shotgun sequence genome and harbors:
- the NR4A2 gene encoding nuclear receptor subfamily 4 group A member 2, which encodes MRRRGAGPAALADPADTAISPSRPDPSRPAPQRTVQKNAKYVCLANKNCPVDKRRRNRCQYCRFQKCLAVGMVKEVVRTDSLKGRRGRLPSKPKSPQEPSPPSPPVSLISALVRAHVDSNPAMTSLDYSRFQANPDYQMSGDDTQHIQQFYDLLTGSMEIIRGWAEKIPGFTDLPKTDQDLLFESAFLELFVLRLAYRSNPVEGKLIFCNGVVLHRLQCVRGFGEWIDSIVEFSSNLQNMNIDISAFSCIAALAMVTERHGLKEPKRVEELQNKIVNCLKDHVTFNNGGLNRPNYLSKLLGKLPELRTLCTQGLQRIFYLKLEDLVPPPAIIDKLFLDTLPF